One Setaria viridis chromosome 7, Setaria_viridis_v4.0, whole genome shotgun sequence genomic region harbors:
- the LOC117865047 gene encoding SPX domain-containing membrane protein OsI_17046 isoform X1, with protein MVNFGKRLMVDQVEEWKGYYINYKLMKKMLKQYVEQTQNGGKDREQVLKEFSRILDDQIERIVLFLLQQQGRLASRIEELGEQRTAILEQYDISQVSQLRDAYREVGFDLIKLLRFVDINATGVRKILKKFDKRFGYKFTDYYVTTRANHPYSQLQQVFKQVGIVAVVGALSRNLEYLQHHEGSFVSIYDHPAVTLKDPIIDQVNHAVQKLTHATNFMQFLGQHALIVQEDAQSGSEDLVDDQNYHFMSLMLNLVNTFLYMVNTYIIVPTADDYAVSLGAAATVCGIIIGSMAVAQVFSSVYFSAWSNRSYFRPLVFSSIMLFFGNLLYALAYDLNSLIVLLIGRLLCGLGSARAVNRRYISDCVPLKMRLQASAGFVSASALGMACGPALAGFLQIKFKIYSLNFNQSTLPGWVMCIAWLIYLLWLWLTFKEPEHFSKSVVNKQSSESGHQGNTNLEEGLAQPLLIGRERNQDENSEDNDDSEVASENSHEPATSIASAYRLLTPSVKVSFPLPSQAQLLIYFMLKYAMEILLSESSVVTTYYFSWSTSAVAIFLAILGLTVLPVNAIVGSYITNLFEDRQILLASEVMVLIGIITSFRFTPHYSIPQYVISALITFVFAEVLEGVNLSLLSRVMSSRLSRGTYNGGLLSTEAGTLARVIADATITAAGYLGTDLLLNVTLLPPLVICIASIAATLYTYNTLY; from the exons ATGGTTAATTTTGGAAAGAGGTTGATGGTAGATCAAGTAGAAGAATGGAAAGG ATACTACATCAATTACAAATTGATGAAGAAAATGTTAAAGCAATATGTTGAACAGACCCAAAATGGTGGGAAAGATCGTGAGCAAGTTCTTAAAGAGTTTTCAAGGATTCTTGATGACCAG ATTGAAAGGATCGTGCTTTTTCTGCTACAACAACAGGGCCGTCTTGCCAGTAGGATTGAGGAATTGGGAGAACAACGAACTGCAATTCTGGAACAGTATGATATATCACAAGTTTCTCAGCTACGTGATGCATACAGAGAAGTTGGGTTTGATCTTATAAAGCTTCTCCGCTTTGTCGATATAAATGCTACTGGTGTACGGAAGATACTAAAGAAATTTGATAAGCGCTTTGGCTACAAGTTTACAGATTATTATGTCACCACTCGCGCAAACCATCCTTATTCTCAGCTTCAGCAAGTCTTTAAGCAAGTG GGAATCGTAGCTGTTGTAGGTGCATTATCACGCAACCTTGAATATCTGCAACATCATGAAGGAAGTTTTGTATCAATCTATGATCATCCGGCAGTTACCTTGAAG GACCCTATTATAGACCAAGTAAACCATGCAGTACAGAAACTTACACATGCCACGAATTTTATGCAATTCTTGGGACAACATGCACTTATTGTCCAGGAAGATGCACAAAGTGGCTCGGAGGATCTTGTTGATGACCAAAACTACCATTTCATGTCTCTGATGCTTAATTTAGTGAACACATTCCTTTATATGGTGAACACATATATCATTGTGCCAACTGCTGATGACTATGCAGTAAGCCTTGGGGCAGCTGCAACTGTCTGTGGTATAATTATTGGATCAATGGCAGTCGCTCAAGTGTTCTCCTCAGTCTACTTCAGCGCCTGGTCAAATAGGTCCTATTTCAGACCTCTTGTATTCAGTAGTATTATGCTGTTTTTCGGGAACCTGCTATATGCATTGGCATATGATCTGAATTCACTGATAGTTCTCCTGATTGGACGACTACTTTGCGG GTTAGGTTCTGCAAGAGCAGTGAATCGTCGCTATATCAGTGACTGTGTGCCTCTCAAGATGAGGCTACAAGCCTCTGCCGGATTCGTTAGTGCTAGTGCTCTTGGCATGGCATGTGGCCCTGCTCTTGCTGGTTTTCTCCAGATTAAATTCAAGATATACTCGCTCAATTTTAATCAGAGCACATTACCTGGATGGGTCATGTGCATTGCTTGGCTTATTTACTTGCTGTGGTTGTGGCTTACATTCAAGGAGCCGGAACATTTTAGCAAAAGTGTGGTCAATAAACAGTCGTCAGAATCTG GTCACCAAGGAAACACTAACTTGGAGGAAGGTTTAGCTCAACCTTTGCTTATAGGTAGAGAACGAAACCAGGATGAGAACTCAGAGGACAATGACGATAGTGAAGTAGCCTCGGAAAACTCTCATGAACCAGCAACATCAATTGCTTCAGCATACAGATTGCTGACTCCATCCGTGAAGGTTTCCTTCCCCCTGCCCTCCCAA GCCCAGCTGTTGATATACTTCATGCTCAAGTATGCTATGGAAATTTTACTCTCTGAGTCAAGCGTTGTCACTACGTACTATTTTAGCTGGTCTACAAGTGCTGTTGCTATCTTTCTAGCAATTCTTGGATTAACAGTTCTTCCAGTAAATGCCATTGTTGGAAGCTATATTACAAATTTGTTTGAGGACAG GCAAATTTTGTTGGCATCTGAAGTCATGGTTCTCATTGGTATAATCACGAGCTTTCGTTTCACACCTCACTACTCCATTCCACAATATGTCATTTCAGCTCTCATTACATTTGTATTTGCTGAGGTGCTTGAAG GAGTGAATCTGTCCTTGCTCTCGCGAGTAATGTCGTCGAGGCTTTCCCGAGGGACCTACAATGGCGGACTCCTCTCGACAGAGGCTGGGACGTTGGCCCGTGTAATCGCAGATGCCACAATTACCGCAGCAGGTTATCTAGGCACGGACCTCCTCCTCAACGTCACGCTTCTGCCACCTCTTGTGATCTGCATAGCCTCGATCGCTGCAACACTCTACACATACAACACGCTCTACTGA
- the LOC117865177 gene encoding uncharacterized protein: MAAADTNSSSRRRREALCAAAVSAADAASWWCAVALVALVLLGALRAETTAGDGGGALYHRQFRGPRLGGAAARPCEEVYVVGDGETLHSISDKCGDPFIVERNPHIHDPDDVFPGLVIALSPTKNA, from the coding sequence ATGGCCGCGGCGGATACgaacagcagcagccggcggcggcgcgaggcgctGTGCGCGGCGGCCGTgtcggcggcggacgcggcgtCGTGGTGGTGCGCGGTGGCGCTGGTCGCGCTCGTGCTACTGGGCGCGCTGCGCGCGGAGACCaccgcgggcgacggcggcggcgcgttgtACCACCGCCAGTTCAGGGGCCCGCGgctgggcggcgccgcggcgcggccgtgCGAGGAGGTGTACGTGGTCGGGGACGGCGAGACGCTGCACAGCATCAGCGACAAGTGCGGCGACCCCTTCATCGTGGAGCGGAACCCGCATATACACGACCCCGACGACGTCTTCCCGGGGCTCGTCATCGCGCTCAGCCCCACCAAGAACGCCTAA
- the LOC117863807 gene encoding uncharacterized protein isoform X1, which translates to MTTRGAKRAATSDPGAPDLPSKRVMDGPSFDVHRAESSHQHVMAGPATLDPRRAEAASKHVRALNNQFASWVQLQLQNHPAELWEDGVKDYISHASEIMEKFKDVVNWLRQNQAGSTVVSSPSPHKDEKANLPAVVSSPSPLKDEKTSPPTADDSKLLVQPSSDNSQKAPVMASSSSAFQSSSSPTPNLFSSPPKSQTPDFSGMFGGKKNTSGDSNKPAFQFGGNNVIFGDKKNASGDSSKPPFQFGGNNAIFDDKKSTSGDSSKPPFQFGVNNGFSTSNAPSLFSTKAAQSFSSQAPPLFSLNQQSVLSGNKNTSEASADADEDAEPEKPSSPSVKKAEEKGIVVVHEAKCKVYVKHDDATKGWKDIGVGQLSIRSKEGAEKASKESTPTIVIRNDVGKILLNALIYKGIKMNVQKNTVASIFHTSDAQSDESSGGTVVARTYLFRLKNEEEATKLSTAIKENAPSD; encoded by the exons ATGACGACGCGGGGAGCCAagcgcgccgccacctccgacCCGGGCGCCCCCGAT CTACCAAGTAAGAGAGTAATGGACGGACCCTCTTTTGATGTTCACAGGGCGGAGTCTTCCCATCAGCATGTGATGGCAGGACCCGCTACTTTAGATCCTCGACGGGCTGAGGCTGCCAGCAAACATGTCAGGGCACTCAATAACCAGTTTGCGAG CTGGGTTCAATTGCAGCTGCAAAATCATCCAGCTGAACTTTGGGAGGATGGTGTCAAAGATTACATATCCCATGCTTCTGAAATCATG GAAAAATTCAAGGATGTTGTCAACTGGCTTAGACAAAATCAAGCAGGTTCAACAGTTGTTTCATCCCCAAGTCCACACAAGGATGAGAAGGCTAATCTGCCAGCAGTTGTTTCATCCCCAAGTCCACTCAAGGATGAGAAGACTAGTCCGCCAACAGCAGATGATAGCAAGCTCTTGGTGCAGCCAAGTTCAGATAACTCACAGAAGGCTCCAGTGATGGCATCTAGTTCTTCAGCTTTTCAGAGCTCAAGCTCACCAACACCAAACCTTTTTTCATCTCCTCCTAAGTCGCAAACGCCAGATTTCAGTG GTATGTTTGGTGGTAAGAAAAACACATCCGGTGACAGCAATAAACCAGCTTTCCAGTTTGGTGGAAATAATGTCATATTTGGTGACAAGAAGAACGCATCTGGTGATAGCAGTAAACCACCTTTCCAGTTTGGTGGAAATAATGCCATATTTGATGACAAGAAGAGCACATCCGGTGATAGCAGTAAACCACCTTTCCAGTTTGGTGTAAATAATGGTTTTTCAACCTCAAATGCACCATCTTTATTTTCTACTAAAGCTGCCCAAAGTTTTAGCTCACAGGCTCCACCTCTGTTTTCACTGAATCAACAATCAGTTCTCTCAG GAAACAAAAATACTTCTGAAGCTTCAGCTGATGCAGATGAAG ATGCCGAACCTGAGAAACCAAGCAGCCCTTCTGTAAAGAAGGCAGAAGAGAAAGGAATAGTTGTTGTTCATGAAGCCAAGTGCAAGGTGTATGTGAAG CATGATGATGCTACCAAGGGTTGGAAAGACATTGGTGTTGGTCAACTCTCTATCAGAAGTAAAGAAGGTGCAGAGAAAGCTTCGAAAGAGTCCACTCCGACCATTGTTATTAGAAATGAT GTTGGTAAGATTCTCCTGAATGCTTTGATCTACAAGGGGATTAAAATGAATGTTCAGAAGAATACAGTTGCCTCCATATTTCATACTTCG GATGCGCAGTCAGATGAATCAAGCGGTGGCACAGTTGTAGCTCGGACATACTTGTTCCGGTTGAAAAATGAGGAGGAGGCTACAAAGTTGTCGACAGCAATCAAAGAGAACGCGCCCTCGGACTGA
- the LOC117863807 gene encoding uncharacterized protein isoform X2, with amino-acid sequence MAESSHQHVMAGPATLDPRRAEAASKHVRALNNQFASWVQLQLQNHPAELWEDGVKDYISHASEIMEKFKDVVNWLRQNQAGSTVVSSPSPHKDEKANLPAVVSSPSPLKDEKTSPPTADDSKLLVQPSSDNSQKAPVMASSSSAFQSSSSPTPNLFSSPPKSQTPDFSGMFGGKKNTSGDSNKPAFQFGGNNVIFGDKKNASGDSSKPPFQFGGNNAIFDDKKSTSGDSSKPPFQFGVNNGFSTSNAPSLFSTKAAQSFSSQAPPLFSLNQQSVLSGNKNTSEASADADEDAEPEKPSSPSVKKAEEKGIVVVHEAKCKVYVKHDDATKGWKDIGVGQLSIRSKEGAEKASKESTPTIVIRNDVGKILLNALIYKGIKMNVQKNTVASIFHTSDAQSDESSGGTVVARTYLFRLKNEEEATKLSTAIKENAPSD; translated from the exons AT GGCGGAGTCTTCCCATCAGCATGTGATGGCAGGACCCGCTACTTTAGATCCTCGACGGGCTGAGGCTGCCAGCAAACATGTCAGGGCACTCAATAACCAGTTTGCGAG CTGGGTTCAATTGCAGCTGCAAAATCATCCAGCTGAACTTTGGGAGGATGGTGTCAAAGATTACATATCCCATGCTTCTGAAATCATG GAAAAATTCAAGGATGTTGTCAACTGGCTTAGACAAAATCAAGCAGGTTCAACAGTTGTTTCATCCCCAAGTCCACACAAGGATGAGAAGGCTAATCTGCCAGCAGTTGTTTCATCCCCAAGTCCACTCAAGGATGAGAAGACTAGTCCGCCAACAGCAGATGATAGCAAGCTCTTGGTGCAGCCAAGTTCAGATAACTCACAGAAGGCTCCAGTGATGGCATCTAGTTCTTCAGCTTTTCAGAGCTCAAGCTCACCAACACCAAACCTTTTTTCATCTCCTCCTAAGTCGCAAACGCCAGATTTCAGTG GTATGTTTGGTGGTAAGAAAAACACATCCGGTGACAGCAATAAACCAGCTTTCCAGTTTGGTGGAAATAATGTCATATTTGGTGACAAGAAGAACGCATCTGGTGATAGCAGTAAACCACCTTTCCAGTTTGGTGGAAATAATGCCATATTTGATGACAAGAAGAGCACATCCGGTGATAGCAGTAAACCACCTTTCCAGTTTGGTGTAAATAATGGTTTTTCAACCTCAAATGCACCATCTTTATTTTCTACTAAAGCTGCCCAAAGTTTTAGCTCACAGGCTCCACCTCTGTTTTCACTGAATCAACAATCAGTTCTCTCAG GAAACAAAAATACTTCTGAAGCTTCAGCTGATGCAGATGAAG ATGCCGAACCTGAGAAACCAAGCAGCCCTTCTGTAAAGAAGGCAGAAGAGAAAGGAATAGTTGTTGTTCATGAAGCCAAGTGCAAGGTGTATGTGAAG CATGATGATGCTACCAAGGGTTGGAAAGACATTGGTGTTGGTCAACTCTCTATCAGAAGTAAAGAAGGTGCAGAGAAAGCTTCGAAAGAGTCCACTCCGACCATTGTTATTAGAAATGAT GTTGGTAAGATTCTCCTGAATGCTTTGATCTACAAGGGGATTAAAATGAATGTTCAGAAGAATACAGTTGCCTCCATATTTCATACTTCG GATGCGCAGTCAGATGAATCAAGCGGTGGCACAGTTGTAGCTCGGACATACTTGTTCCGGTTGAAAAATGAGGAGGAGGCTACAAAGTTGTCGACAGCAATCAAAGAGAACGCGCCCTCGGACTGA
- the LOC117865047 gene encoding SPX domain-containing membrane protein OsI_17046 isoform X2, which produces MVNFGKRLMVDQVEEWKGYYINYKLMKKMLKQYVEQTQNGGKDREQVLKEFSRILDDQIERIVLFLLQQQGRLASRIEELGEQRTAILEQYDISQVSQLRDAYREVGFDLIKLLRFVDINATGVRKILKKFDKRFGYKFTDYYVTTRANHPYSQLQQVFKQVGIVAVVGALSRNLEYLQHHEGSFVSIYDHPAVTLKDPIIDQVNHAVQKLTHATNFMQFLGQHALIVQEDAQSGSEDLVDDQNYHFMSLMLNLVNTFLYMVNTYIIVPTADDYAVSLGAAATVCGIIIGSMAVAQVFSSVYFSAWSNRSYFRPLVFSSIMLFFGNLLYALAYDLNSLIVLLIGRLLCGLGSARAVNRRYISDCVPLKMRLQASAGFVSASALGMACGPALAGFLQIKFKIYSLNFNQSTLPGWVMCIAWLIYLLWLWLTFKEPEHFSKSVVNKQSSESGHQGNTNLEEGLAQPLLIGRERNQDENSEDNDDSEVASENSHEPATSIASAYRLLTPSVKAQLLIYFMLKYAMEILLSESSVVTTYYFSWSTSAVAIFLAILGLTVLPVNAIVGSYITNLFEDRQILLASEVMVLIGIITSFRFTPHYSIPQYVISALITFVFAEVLEGVNLSLLSRVMSSRLSRGTYNGGLLSTEAGTLARVIADATITAAGYLGTDLLLNVTLLPPLVICIASIAATLYTYNTLY; this is translated from the exons ATGGTTAATTTTGGAAAGAGGTTGATGGTAGATCAAGTAGAAGAATGGAAAGG ATACTACATCAATTACAAATTGATGAAGAAAATGTTAAAGCAATATGTTGAACAGACCCAAAATGGTGGGAAAGATCGTGAGCAAGTTCTTAAAGAGTTTTCAAGGATTCTTGATGACCAG ATTGAAAGGATCGTGCTTTTTCTGCTACAACAACAGGGCCGTCTTGCCAGTAGGATTGAGGAATTGGGAGAACAACGAACTGCAATTCTGGAACAGTATGATATATCACAAGTTTCTCAGCTACGTGATGCATACAGAGAAGTTGGGTTTGATCTTATAAAGCTTCTCCGCTTTGTCGATATAAATGCTACTGGTGTACGGAAGATACTAAAGAAATTTGATAAGCGCTTTGGCTACAAGTTTACAGATTATTATGTCACCACTCGCGCAAACCATCCTTATTCTCAGCTTCAGCAAGTCTTTAAGCAAGTG GGAATCGTAGCTGTTGTAGGTGCATTATCACGCAACCTTGAATATCTGCAACATCATGAAGGAAGTTTTGTATCAATCTATGATCATCCGGCAGTTACCTTGAAG GACCCTATTATAGACCAAGTAAACCATGCAGTACAGAAACTTACACATGCCACGAATTTTATGCAATTCTTGGGACAACATGCACTTATTGTCCAGGAAGATGCACAAAGTGGCTCGGAGGATCTTGTTGATGACCAAAACTACCATTTCATGTCTCTGATGCTTAATTTAGTGAACACATTCCTTTATATGGTGAACACATATATCATTGTGCCAACTGCTGATGACTATGCAGTAAGCCTTGGGGCAGCTGCAACTGTCTGTGGTATAATTATTGGATCAATGGCAGTCGCTCAAGTGTTCTCCTCAGTCTACTTCAGCGCCTGGTCAAATAGGTCCTATTTCAGACCTCTTGTATTCAGTAGTATTATGCTGTTTTTCGGGAACCTGCTATATGCATTGGCATATGATCTGAATTCACTGATAGTTCTCCTGATTGGACGACTACTTTGCGG GTTAGGTTCTGCAAGAGCAGTGAATCGTCGCTATATCAGTGACTGTGTGCCTCTCAAGATGAGGCTACAAGCCTCTGCCGGATTCGTTAGTGCTAGTGCTCTTGGCATGGCATGTGGCCCTGCTCTTGCTGGTTTTCTCCAGATTAAATTCAAGATATACTCGCTCAATTTTAATCAGAGCACATTACCTGGATGGGTCATGTGCATTGCTTGGCTTATTTACTTGCTGTGGTTGTGGCTTACATTCAAGGAGCCGGAACATTTTAGCAAAAGTGTGGTCAATAAACAGTCGTCAGAATCTG GTCACCAAGGAAACACTAACTTGGAGGAAGGTTTAGCTCAACCTTTGCTTATAGGTAGAGAACGAAACCAGGATGAGAACTCAGAGGACAATGACGATAGTGAAGTAGCCTCGGAAAACTCTCATGAACCAGCAACATCAATTGCTTCAGCATACAGATTGCTGACTCCATCCGTGAAG GCCCAGCTGTTGATATACTTCATGCTCAAGTATGCTATGGAAATTTTACTCTCTGAGTCAAGCGTTGTCACTACGTACTATTTTAGCTGGTCTACAAGTGCTGTTGCTATCTTTCTAGCAATTCTTGGATTAACAGTTCTTCCAGTAAATGCCATTGTTGGAAGCTATATTACAAATTTGTTTGAGGACAG GCAAATTTTGTTGGCATCTGAAGTCATGGTTCTCATTGGTATAATCACGAGCTTTCGTTTCACACCTCACTACTCCATTCCACAATATGTCATTTCAGCTCTCATTACATTTGTATTTGCTGAGGTGCTTGAAG GAGTGAATCTGTCCTTGCTCTCGCGAGTAATGTCGTCGAGGCTTTCCCGAGGGACCTACAATGGCGGACTCCTCTCGACAGAGGCTGGGACGTTGGCCCGTGTAATCGCAGATGCCACAATTACCGCAGCAGGTTATCTAGGCACGGACCTCCTCCTCAACGTCACGCTTCTGCCACCTCTTGTGATCTGCATAGCCTCGATCGCTGCAACACTCTACACATACAACACGCTCTACTGA